In Vibrio echinoideorum, the following proteins share a genomic window:
- the glpD gene encoding glycerol-3-phosphate dehydrogenase, whose protein sequence is MSAQQNNSNNSTSSTLDLIVIGGGINGAGIAADAAGRGLNVGLYEANDFASATSSASSKLIHGGLRYLEHYEFRLVSEALAEREVLLRKAPHVAQPMRFRLPHRPFLRPAWMIRCGLFLYDNLGKRTTLPGSKTVNLAKSGLLKPEMKTGFEYSDCWVDDARMVLLNVLAAKENNAEVRNYCRVEKAHREGGVWHVTILDVMTNQRFERKAKALVNAAGPWVKQFFDDGLEQASPRNIRLIKGSHIVVPRIHDEPQAYILQNKDNRIVFMIPYLDKFSIIGTTDLEYKGDPRNVAIDDVEVDYLIDIVNQHFVKQLGREDVVWTYSGVRPLCDDESDSPQAITRDYTLELDAELDQAPLLSIFGGKLTTYRKLGEAALKKLEPHLTNMGAPWTANNTLPGGNFSCSREQLAKMIHTKYPWASEALLLRYVTQFGTYTWKLLEGATSEADLGTQFSSEAHGVYQVEIDYLINEEMAMTDEDILWRRTKLGLYMSESEQQAVTNYLKEKLQSKVVSFSQVG, encoded by the coding sequence ATGAGTGCTCAACAAAATAATTCAAACAACAGTACATCTTCCACTTTAGACTTGATCGTGATTGGCGGCGGCATCAATGGTGCAGGCATCGCGGCAGATGCAGCAGGTCGTGGTCTAAACGTTGGCTTATACGAAGCAAATGATTTCGCGTCTGCGACGTCTTCTGCTAGCTCAAAGCTTATCCACGGTGGCCTACGCTACCTTGAACATTACGAATTTCGTTTGGTTTCGGAAGCACTCGCTGAACGTGAAGTCTTGTTAAGAAAAGCGCCTCACGTTGCTCAGCCAATGCGTTTCCGTTTACCTCATCGACCATTTTTACGCCCAGCTTGGATGATTCGCTGTGGCCTATTCCTTTACGATAACTTGGGTAAACGTACTACGCTTCCTGGAAGTAAAACGGTGAACTTGGCTAAATCAGGTTTACTGAAGCCAGAGATGAAGACAGGTTTCGAATACTCAGATTGCTGGGTAGATGACGCGCGCATGGTATTGCTCAACGTGCTGGCGGCAAAAGAGAACAACGCAGAAGTACGTAACTACTGCCGTGTTGAAAAAGCGCACCGTGAAGGTGGTGTTTGGCATGTAACGATCCTCGATGTCATGACAAACCAACGTTTTGAACGTAAAGCAAAAGCGCTGGTTAATGCAGCAGGCCCTTGGGTTAAGCAATTCTTTGATGATGGATTAGAGCAGGCTTCACCTCGTAATATTCGTCTAATCAAAGGCTCACACATTGTTGTGCCACGCATTCATGACGAACCACAAGCGTACATTCTGCAAAACAAAGACAATCGCATCGTATTCATGATCCCTTACCTAGATAAGTTCTCGATCATCGGCACCACCGACCTTGAATACAAAGGCGACCCACGTAACGTCGCAATTGATGATGTTGAAGTAGATTACTTGATTGATATTGTTAACCAACACTTTGTTAAACAACTTGGTCGTGAAGACGTGGTTTGGACATACAGTGGTGTAAGACCGCTTTGTGACGATGAATCTGATTCACCACAAGCGATCACTCGTGACTACACGTTGGAATTGGACGCGGAACTGGATCAAGCACCACTGCTTTCAATCTTCGGCGGCAAACTAACCACTTACCGTAAGCTAGGCGAAGCAGCACTTAAGAAGCTTGAGCCACACCTAACCAACATGGGTGCACCTTGGACAGCCAACAACACGCTTCCAGGTGGTAACTTTAGTTGCAGCAGAGAGCAACTTGCGAAGATGATCCACACTAAATACCCTTGGGCATCTGAAGCATTATTGCTTCGCTACGTGACTCAATTCGGTACTTACACGTGGAAACTATTGGAAGGGGCAACAAGCGAAGCTGACCTTGGCACCCAATTCTCAAGCGAAGCCCATGGCGTTTATCAAGTTGAAATTGATTACTTGATCAATGAAGAAATGGCGATGACTGACGAAGACATCTTGTGGCGCAGAACCAAGCTAGGCCTTTACATGAGCGAGTCAGAGCAGCAAGCCGTGACTAATTACCTGAAAGAGAAGCTACAAAGCAAAGTAGTGAGCTTTTCTCAAGTCGGCTAA
- a CDS encoding SDR family NAD(P)-dependent oxidoreductase — translation MQKVILITGSTDGIGFETAKALVQQGHHVLLHGRNPSKLKDVEQQLVPLSTEAKIQSYVADLSVLADVDTLADEVIADHDKIDVLINNAGVFNTPNPITKDGLDVRFAVNTVSPYHLTKRLLPLLDASSRVVNLSSAAQAAVSIEALEGKKTLSDGDAYAQSKLAITMWTRKMAKELGSTGPMVVAVNPASLLGSKMVKDAYGIAGGDLSIGSDILVCASLSDEFAQAGGQYFDNDNNTFANPHPDAIYGDKSQQVVAKIEEIIKATLS, via the coding sequence ATGCAAAAAGTTATCCTGATCACTGGCTCTACCGATGGTATCGGCTTCGAAACTGCAAAAGCACTCGTTCAACAAGGCCACCACGTTTTATTGCATGGACGTAACCCAAGCAAGCTCAAAGACGTTGAGCAACAGCTTGTGCCTCTCTCGACTGAAGCGAAAATTCAAAGCTACGTAGCAGACTTATCGGTTCTGGCGGATGTAGATACGTTGGCCGACGAAGTGATTGCTGATCACGATAAGATTGATGTACTGATTAACAACGCTGGCGTGTTCAACACTCCGAATCCAATCACTAAAGACGGTTTAGATGTTCGTTTTGCAGTGAACACGGTTTCGCCTTATCACCTAACCAAACGTCTATTGCCATTGCTCGATGCATCTAGCCGAGTGGTGAACCTATCTTCAGCGGCGCAAGCAGCAGTAAGTATTGAAGCGCTAGAAGGTAAAAAAACGCTTTCTGATGGCGACGCTTACGCACAAAGCAAACTGGCGATCACTATGTGGACTCGTAAGATGGCAAAAGAGTTAGGTTCTACAGGGCCGATGGTTGTTGCCGTAAACCCGGCTTCCTTATTAGGCAGCAAGATGGTGAAAGATGCATACGGCATTGCAGGCGGCGACCTAAGCATTGGCTCTGACATTCTCGTTTGCGCATCATTGTCTGATGAATTCGCACAAGCAGGCGGTCAATACTTTGATAACGACAACAACACCTTTGCTAACCCGCACCCGGATGCGATTTACGGTGACAAGTCGCAGCAGGTTGTCGCTAAAATTGAAGAGATCATCAAAGCGACGCTTTCTTAA